The genome window GCGCATCTTGCGTCGCGCCTCGCGCGACTGAGCGCCGCGGCGCCGGCCCACGCGCGCGGCGCGCGGACAAAAAAATACCCCGCCGAGGCGGGGTATTTTTGCTGCGCGAGCCCGTCGGGCCCGTCGCGCTTACTTCTTGAACACGAGATCGGTTTCTTTCAGCGACTCGATGTAGGCCGCGATGTCCTTCATGTCGCTGACCGACAGGCTCTGCACCTGCGCCTGCATGATCGCGTTGTTGCGACCGAGCAGCGGATTCGTGAGGCCCATCTGGTACTGGCGCATCGCCCACACGAGGTAGTCGGCGTGCTGGCCGGCGAGGCGCGGATA of Burkholderia sp. HI2500 contains these proteins:
- a CDS encoding c-type cytochrome, with the protein product MNNAFKTAAVALAAGLAIGTAHAADTTKGKELVESHNCAACHGAQMNKPINAEYPRLAGQHADYLVWAMRQYQMGLTNPLLGRNNAIMQAQVQSLSVSDMKDIAAYIESLKETDLVFKK